The Salminus brasiliensis chromosome 3, fSalBra1.hap2, whole genome shotgun sequence genome contains a region encoding:
- the mrtfbb gene encoding myocardin-related transcription factor B isoform X2, producing the protein MEPQGSLGAGGEQGVLVPSPRSEAVTHDLEELSLQPSLGLPPIKERKNVLQLRLQQRRTREQLVEQGIMPPLKTPATFHEQIRSLERARTENFLKHKIRSRPERAELVRMHILQETQAEPSLQATQMKLKRARLADDLNEKIAQRPGPMELVEKNILPVDSSVKEVITDEEGYQNTMDVYNFDEDSSEALSPDDPGSQESQCSVPSPREAKLPEISSASQSPGSSLQLCPPTTQSSEFPGRTSAEDQASAQPIAAPQPATTAAPAKPGPTLLKQSQPRLPGERSRSKKSKEPKPRVRKLKYHQYIPPDQKQEPNEAPMDSAYARLLQQQQQFLHLQILSQQQQHYNYQTILPAPLRPVTEAQSNCPNMVLGSSQTLPAPIVVSLPSAAPARPNHAINNRKPGPLPANLDEMKVAELKMELKLRGLPVSGTKTDLIERLKPYQESSAATSIQPAALTDTVSPPASQQLESMSTTPPVSPVQSEVSTAPMEEAVGDGSAKAAGTPSPSWPAAGASPLKMEDMETKVSDKDQRLHEKERQIEELMRKLEQEQRLVEELKMQLEVEKRSQQGVAAQQSEPSPPARVKEERDASPSCGSAAHGPMAASPAGMKQEEPQVQVHAAPLQQFYISPPQQLNAQSGPHILLPTTIHLTNKSTTPQTQPVLQTSVSDSAQIKTPLLQPLKTESSAFQQHANQTHATPQVMPLCSSSGFQQGQPMTEVPQCFFNSSQESSSPRVSPRHSAPNGLSPKPPSPCQPAYILPPATFTNHHSPKSKDPPRYEEAVKQTRALQATVQVPTATSQHMDDLFDVLIESGEISPLIRQDPLSLEKLLPVTASVTTLPVNTALSRPPPQVQVARPPEPLPSLVALATDHQLEALLEGTLSADAEPRALRLMEELHSQLLERPHSPMDTGELAFPDSPPPSLHLHDTNLNNMEWLDLTAPGPTGISAPAGVFSSDFLDSHDLHWD; encoded by the exons TGCTGCAGCTCAGACTCCAGCAGAGACGTACTCGGGAGCAGCTTGTGGAACAGGGCATCATGCCAC CACTGAAGACTCCTGCTACCTTTCACGAGCAGATTCGAAGCCTGGAGAGAGCCAGG ACTGAGAACTTTCTGAAGCACAAGATTCGCAGCAGGCCTGAGCGTGCAGAGCTGGTCCGCATGCACATCCTGCAGG AGACCCAGGCAGAGCCCTCTTTGCAGGCCACCCAAATGAAGCTGAAGAGGGCTCGACTGGCCGACGACCTCAACGAGAAGATCGCCCAGCGGCCTGGCCCGATGGAGCTGGTAGAGAAGAACATCCTACCTGTGGACTCCAGTGTTAAGGAGGTCATCACAG ATGAGGAGGGCTATCAGAACACCATGGACGTGTACAACTTTGATGAGGACAGCAGTGAAGCTCTGTCCCCAGACGACCCAGGCAGCCAGGAGTCTCAGTGCTCAGTCCCATCCCCAAGAGAAGCTAAGCTCCCGGAGATCTCATCCGCTTCCCAAAGCCCTGGTTCCAGTCTACAG CTCTGTCCACCTACGACCCAGAGCTCAGAGTTCCCCGGCCGTACATCAGCAGAAGATCAAGCAAGCGCTCAACCCATAGCTGCTCCTCAGCCGGCCACCACCGCTGCCCCCGCTAAGCCTGGCCCCACCCTTCTGAAG CAAAGCCAGCCCAGGCTGCCCGGCGAGAGGAGCCGCAGCAAAAAGAGCAAGGAGCCCAAGCCGAGGGTGAGGAAGCTCAAATACCACCAGTACATCCCACCGGACCAAAAGCAGGAGCCCAACGAAGCCCCCATGGACTCGGCCTATGCCCGTCTGctccagcagcaacagcagttCCTGCACCTGCAGATCctcagccagcagcagcagcactacaACTACCAGACCATCCTACCTGCGCCTCTCAG GCCTGTGACCGAGGCTCAGAGCAACTGCCCTAACATGGTTCTGGGCAGCAGCCAGACTCTGCCTGCTCCTATCGTAGTGTCTCTACCCAGTGCTGCCCCTGCACGCCCTAACCACGCCATCAACAACCGCAAACCTGGCCCTCTGCCTGCCAACCTGGACGAAATGAAG GTGGCTgagctgaagatggagctgAAGCTGCGCGGCCTTCccgtctctggcaccaagacggaCCTCATCGAGAGGCTGAAGCCCTACCAGGAGAGCTCTGCTGCCACCAGCATCCAGCCGGCTGCACTCACAGACACCGTCTCTccaccagccagccagcagctTGAAAGCATGAGCACAACTCCCCCAGTGTCTCCTGTGCAGTCGGAGGTGTCCACTGCCCCCATGGAGGAAGCTGTAGGAGACGGCAGTGCTAAAGCAGCAGGTACCCCGTCTCCGTCCTGGCCGGCGGCAGGCGCATCACCCCTGAAGATGGAGGACATGGAGACCAAAGTGTCTGATAAGGACCAGCGGCTCCACGAGAAGGAGCGGCAGATCGAGGAGCTGATGCGCAAGCTGGAGCAGGAGCAGCGTctggtggaggagctgaagatgCAGCTGGAGGTGGAGAAGAGGAGTCAGCAAGGAGTGGCGGCACAGCAGAGTGAGCCCAGCCCTCCAGCCCGGGTCAAAGAGGAGCGCGACGCCTCTCCCAGCTGTGGCTCGGCAGCGCACGGCCCCATGGCAGCGTCCCCGGCTGGGATGAAGCAGGAGGAACCCCAGGTCCAGGTTCATGCAGCACCGCTGCAGCAGTTCTACATCAGCCCTCCACAACAGCTCAATGCACAGTCAGGCCCCCATATCCTGCTGCCCACCACCATCCACTTGACCAACAAGTCCACCACACCACAG ACACAGCCGGTTCTCCAAACCTCAGTGTCTGACTCAGCCCAAATAAAAACTCCACTACTGCAGCCCCTGAAAACCGAGAGCTCGGCCTTTCAGCAGCACGCAAATCAGACTCACGCTACACCACAG GTGATGCCCCTATGCAGCAGCTCAGGCTTTCAGCAGGGGCAGCCCATGACTGAGGTTCCCCAGTGTTTCTTCAACAGCTCCCAGGAGTCCAGCTCTCCCAGAGTTTCTCCTAGACATTCGGCCCCAAACGGCCTCTCCCCCAAA CCTCCATCTCCATGCCAGCCCGCCTACATCCTCCCACCAGCTACATTCACCAACCACCACAGCCCCAAGAGCAAAGACCCACCTCGCTACGAGGAGGCTGTGAAACAGACCAGAGCACTGCAGGCTACTGTTCAG GTTCCCACTGCGACCAGCCAGCACATGGACGACCTGTTTGATGTGCTGATTGAAAGTGGAG AAATCTCCCCCCTGATCCGGCAGGATCCCCTCTCCCTGGAGAAGCTCCTGCCCGTGACGGCCAGCGTCACCACGCTTCCTGTTAACACTGCGCTGTCCCGGCCTCCCCCGCAAGTACAGGTAGCCCGCCCACCTGAGCCTCTGCCCAGCCTTGTGGCGCTGGCTACGGACCACCAGTTGGAGGCGCTGCTCGAGGGCACGCTGTCAGCTGACGCCGAACCTCGCGCCCTCCGCCTGATGGAGGAACTGCACAGCCAGCTGCTGGAACGGCCTCATTCCCCTATGGACACGGGCGAGCTGGCCTTCCCCGACTCACCGCCCCCTTCCCTTCACCTGCACGACACCAATCTGAACAACATGGAGTGGCTGGACCTGACCGCGCCAGGACCTACAGGGATTTCCGCCCCTGCTGGGGTCTTCTCCTCGGATTTCTTGGACTCTCATGACTTGCACTGGGACTGA
- the mrtfbb gene encoding myocardin-related transcription factor B isoform X1, whose translation MEPQGSLGAGGEQGVLVPSPRSEAVTHDLEELSLQPSLGLPPIKERKNVLQLRLQQRRTREQLVEQGIMPPLKTPATFHEQIRSLERARTENFLKHKIRSRPERAELVRMHILQETQAEPSLQATQMKLKRARLADDLNEKIAQRPGPMELVEKNILPVDSSVKEVITDEEGYQNTMDVYNFDEDSSEALSPDDPGSQESQCSVPSPREAKLPEISSASQSPGSSLQLCPPTTQSSEFPGRTSAEDQASAQPIAAPQPATTAAPAKPGPTLLKQSQPRLPGERSRSKKSKEPKPRVRKLKYHQYIPPDQKQEPNEAPMDSAYARLLQQQQQFLHLQILSQQQQHYNYQTILPAPLRPVTEAQSNCPNMVLGSSQTLPAPIVVSLPSAAPARPNHAINNRKPGPLPANLDEMKVAELKMELKLRGLPVSGTKTDLIERLKPYQESSAATSIQPAALTDTVSPPASQQLESMSTTPPVSPVQSEVSTAPMEEAVGDGSAKAAGTPSPSWPAAGASPLKMEDMETKVSDKDQRLHEKERQIEELMRKLEQEQRLVEELKMQLEVEKRSQQGVAAQQSEPSPPARVKEERDASPSCGSAAHGPMAASPAGMKQEEPQVQVHAAPLQQFYISPPQQLNAQSGPHILLPTTIHLTNKSTTPQTQPVLQTSVSDSAQIKTPLLQPLKTESSAFQQHANQTHATPQVMPLCSSSGFQQGQPMTEVPQCFFNSSQESSSPRVSPRHSAPNGLSPKQPPSPCQPAYILPPATFTNHHSPKSKDPPRYEEAVKQTRALQATVQVPTATSQHMDDLFDVLIESGEISPLIRQDPLSLEKLLPVTASVTTLPVNTALSRPPPQVQVARPPEPLPSLVALATDHQLEALLEGTLSADAEPRALRLMEELHSQLLERPHSPMDTGELAFPDSPPPSLHLHDTNLNNMEWLDLTAPGPTGISAPAGVFSSDFLDSHDLHWD comes from the exons TGCTGCAGCTCAGACTCCAGCAGAGACGTACTCGGGAGCAGCTTGTGGAACAGGGCATCATGCCAC CACTGAAGACTCCTGCTACCTTTCACGAGCAGATTCGAAGCCTGGAGAGAGCCAGG ACTGAGAACTTTCTGAAGCACAAGATTCGCAGCAGGCCTGAGCGTGCAGAGCTGGTCCGCATGCACATCCTGCAGG AGACCCAGGCAGAGCCCTCTTTGCAGGCCACCCAAATGAAGCTGAAGAGGGCTCGACTGGCCGACGACCTCAACGAGAAGATCGCCCAGCGGCCTGGCCCGATGGAGCTGGTAGAGAAGAACATCCTACCTGTGGACTCCAGTGTTAAGGAGGTCATCACAG ATGAGGAGGGCTATCAGAACACCATGGACGTGTACAACTTTGATGAGGACAGCAGTGAAGCTCTGTCCCCAGACGACCCAGGCAGCCAGGAGTCTCAGTGCTCAGTCCCATCCCCAAGAGAAGCTAAGCTCCCGGAGATCTCATCCGCTTCCCAAAGCCCTGGTTCCAGTCTACAG CTCTGTCCACCTACGACCCAGAGCTCAGAGTTCCCCGGCCGTACATCAGCAGAAGATCAAGCAAGCGCTCAACCCATAGCTGCTCCTCAGCCGGCCACCACCGCTGCCCCCGCTAAGCCTGGCCCCACCCTTCTGAAG CAAAGCCAGCCCAGGCTGCCCGGCGAGAGGAGCCGCAGCAAAAAGAGCAAGGAGCCCAAGCCGAGGGTGAGGAAGCTCAAATACCACCAGTACATCCCACCGGACCAAAAGCAGGAGCCCAACGAAGCCCCCATGGACTCGGCCTATGCCCGTCTGctccagcagcaacagcagttCCTGCACCTGCAGATCctcagccagcagcagcagcactacaACTACCAGACCATCCTACCTGCGCCTCTCAG GCCTGTGACCGAGGCTCAGAGCAACTGCCCTAACATGGTTCTGGGCAGCAGCCAGACTCTGCCTGCTCCTATCGTAGTGTCTCTACCCAGTGCTGCCCCTGCACGCCCTAACCACGCCATCAACAACCGCAAACCTGGCCCTCTGCCTGCCAACCTGGACGAAATGAAG GTGGCTgagctgaagatggagctgAAGCTGCGCGGCCTTCccgtctctggcaccaagacggaCCTCATCGAGAGGCTGAAGCCCTACCAGGAGAGCTCTGCTGCCACCAGCATCCAGCCGGCTGCACTCACAGACACCGTCTCTccaccagccagccagcagctTGAAAGCATGAGCACAACTCCCCCAGTGTCTCCTGTGCAGTCGGAGGTGTCCACTGCCCCCATGGAGGAAGCTGTAGGAGACGGCAGTGCTAAAGCAGCAGGTACCCCGTCTCCGTCCTGGCCGGCGGCAGGCGCATCACCCCTGAAGATGGAGGACATGGAGACCAAAGTGTCTGATAAGGACCAGCGGCTCCACGAGAAGGAGCGGCAGATCGAGGAGCTGATGCGCAAGCTGGAGCAGGAGCAGCGTctggtggaggagctgaagatgCAGCTGGAGGTGGAGAAGAGGAGTCAGCAAGGAGTGGCGGCACAGCAGAGTGAGCCCAGCCCTCCAGCCCGGGTCAAAGAGGAGCGCGACGCCTCTCCCAGCTGTGGCTCGGCAGCGCACGGCCCCATGGCAGCGTCCCCGGCTGGGATGAAGCAGGAGGAACCCCAGGTCCAGGTTCATGCAGCACCGCTGCAGCAGTTCTACATCAGCCCTCCACAACAGCTCAATGCACAGTCAGGCCCCCATATCCTGCTGCCCACCACCATCCACTTGACCAACAAGTCCACCACACCACAG ACACAGCCGGTTCTCCAAACCTCAGTGTCTGACTCAGCCCAAATAAAAACTCCACTACTGCAGCCCCTGAAAACCGAGAGCTCGGCCTTTCAGCAGCACGCAAATCAGACTCACGCTACACCACAG GTGATGCCCCTATGCAGCAGCTCAGGCTTTCAGCAGGGGCAGCCCATGACTGAGGTTCCCCAGTGTTTCTTCAACAGCTCCCAGGAGTCCAGCTCTCCCAGAGTTTCTCCTAGACATTCGGCCCCAAACGGCCTCTCCCCCAAA cAGCCTCCATCTCCATGCCAGCCCGCCTACATCCTCCCACCAGCTACATTCACCAACCACCACAGCCCCAAGAGCAAAGACCCACCTCGCTACGAGGAGGCTGTGAAACAGACCAGAGCACTGCAGGCTACTGTTCAG GTTCCCACTGCGACCAGCCAGCACATGGACGACCTGTTTGATGTGCTGATTGAAAGTGGAG AAATCTCCCCCCTGATCCGGCAGGATCCCCTCTCCCTGGAGAAGCTCCTGCCCGTGACGGCCAGCGTCACCACGCTTCCTGTTAACACTGCGCTGTCCCGGCCTCCCCCGCAAGTACAGGTAGCCCGCCCACCTGAGCCTCTGCCCAGCCTTGTGGCGCTGGCTACGGACCACCAGTTGGAGGCGCTGCTCGAGGGCACGCTGTCAGCTGACGCCGAACCTCGCGCCCTCCGCCTGATGGAGGAACTGCACAGCCAGCTGCTGGAACGGCCTCATTCCCCTATGGACACGGGCGAGCTGGCCTTCCCCGACTCACCGCCCCCTTCCCTTCACCTGCACGACACCAATCTGAACAACATGGAGTGGCTGGACCTGACCGCGCCAGGACCTACAGGGATTTCCGCCCCTGCTGGGGTCTTCTCCTCGGATTTCTTGGACTCTCATGACTTGCACTGGGACTGA
- the mrtfbb gene encoding myocardin-related transcription factor B isoform X3, with protein MGLQTRPLSAPSPGSMACLEVEAPTVCRVLQLRLQQRRTREQLVEQGIMPPLKTPATFHEQIRSLERARTENFLKHKIRSRPERAELVRMHILQETQAEPSLQATQMKLKRARLADDLNEKIAQRPGPMELVEKNILPVDSSVKEVITDEEGYQNTMDVYNFDEDSSEALSPDDPGSQESQCSVPSPREAKLPEISSASQSPGSSLQLCPPTTQSSEFPGRTSAEDQASAQPIAAPQPATTAAPAKPGPTLLKQSQPRLPGERSRSKKSKEPKPRVRKLKYHQYIPPDQKQEPNEAPMDSAYARLLQQQQQFLHLQILSQQQQHYNYQTILPAPLRPVTEAQSNCPNMVLGSSQTLPAPIVVSLPSAAPARPNHAINNRKPGPLPANLDEMKVAELKMELKLRGLPVSGTKTDLIERLKPYQESSAATSIQPAALTDTVSPPASQQLESMSTTPPVSPVQSEVSTAPMEEAVGDGSAKAAGTPSPSWPAAGASPLKMEDMETKVSDKDQRLHEKERQIEELMRKLEQEQRLVEELKMQLEVEKRSQQGVAAQQSEPSPPARVKEERDASPSCGSAAHGPMAASPAGMKQEEPQVQVHAAPLQQFYISPPQQLNAQSGPHILLPTTIHLTNKSTTPQTQPVLQTSVSDSAQIKTPLLQPLKTESSAFQQHANQTHATPQVMPLCSSSGFQQGQPMTEVPQCFFNSSQESSSPRVSPRHSAPNGLSPKQPPSPCQPAYILPPATFTNHHSPKSKDPPRYEEAVKQTRALQATVQVPTATSQHMDDLFDVLIESGEISPLIRQDPLSLEKLLPVTASVTTLPVNTALSRPPPQVQVARPPEPLPSLVALATDHQLEALLEGTLSADAEPRALRLMEELHSQLLERPHSPMDTGELAFPDSPPPSLHLHDTNLNNMEWLDLTAPGPTGISAPAGVFSSDFLDSHDLHWD; from the exons TGCTGCAGCTCAGACTCCAGCAGAGACGTACTCGGGAGCAGCTTGTGGAACAGGGCATCATGCCAC CACTGAAGACTCCTGCTACCTTTCACGAGCAGATTCGAAGCCTGGAGAGAGCCAGG ACTGAGAACTTTCTGAAGCACAAGATTCGCAGCAGGCCTGAGCGTGCAGAGCTGGTCCGCATGCACATCCTGCAGG AGACCCAGGCAGAGCCCTCTTTGCAGGCCACCCAAATGAAGCTGAAGAGGGCTCGACTGGCCGACGACCTCAACGAGAAGATCGCCCAGCGGCCTGGCCCGATGGAGCTGGTAGAGAAGAACATCCTACCTGTGGACTCCAGTGTTAAGGAGGTCATCACAG ATGAGGAGGGCTATCAGAACACCATGGACGTGTACAACTTTGATGAGGACAGCAGTGAAGCTCTGTCCCCAGACGACCCAGGCAGCCAGGAGTCTCAGTGCTCAGTCCCATCCCCAAGAGAAGCTAAGCTCCCGGAGATCTCATCCGCTTCCCAAAGCCCTGGTTCCAGTCTACAG CTCTGTCCACCTACGACCCAGAGCTCAGAGTTCCCCGGCCGTACATCAGCAGAAGATCAAGCAAGCGCTCAACCCATAGCTGCTCCTCAGCCGGCCACCACCGCTGCCCCCGCTAAGCCTGGCCCCACCCTTCTGAAG CAAAGCCAGCCCAGGCTGCCCGGCGAGAGGAGCCGCAGCAAAAAGAGCAAGGAGCCCAAGCCGAGGGTGAGGAAGCTCAAATACCACCAGTACATCCCACCGGACCAAAAGCAGGAGCCCAACGAAGCCCCCATGGACTCGGCCTATGCCCGTCTGctccagcagcaacagcagttCCTGCACCTGCAGATCctcagccagcagcagcagcactacaACTACCAGACCATCCTACCTGCGCCTCTCAG GCCTGTGACCGAGGCTCAGAGCAACTGCCCTAACATGGTTCTGGGCAGCAGCCAGACTCTGCCTGCTCCTATCGTAGTGTCTCTACCCAGTGCTGCCCCTGCACGCCCTAACCACGCCATCAACAACCGCAAACCTGGCCCTCTGCCTGCCAACCTGGACGAAATGAAG GTGGCTgagctgaagatggagctgAAGCTGCGCGGCCTTCccgtctctggcaccaagacggaCCTCATCGAGAGGCTGAAGCCCTACCAGGAGAGCTCTGCTGCCACCAGCATCCAGCCGGCTGCACTCACAGACACCGTCTCTccaccagccagccagcagctTGAAAGCATGAGCACAACTCCCCCAGTGTCTCCTGTGCAGTCGGAGGTGTCCACTGCCCCCATGGAGGAAGCTGTAGGAGACGGCAGTGCTAAAGCAGCAGGTACCCCGTCTCCGTCCTGGCCGGCGGCAGGCGCATCACCCCTGAAGATGGAGGACATGGAGACCAAAGTGTCTGATAAGGACCAGCGGCTCCACGAGAAGGAGCGGCAGATCGAGGAGCTGATGCGCAAGCTGGAGCAGGAGCAGCGTctggtggaggagctgaagatgCAGCTGGAGGTGGAGAAGAGGAGTCAGCAAGGAGTGGCGGCACAGCAGAGTGAGCCCAGCCCTCCAGCCCGGGTCAAAGAGGAGCGCGACGCCTCTCCCAGCTGTGGCTCGGCAGCGCACGGCCCCATGGCAGCGTCCCCGGCTGGGATGAAGCAGGAGGAACCCCAGGTCCAGGTTCATGCAGCACCGCTGCAGCAGTTCTACATCAGCCCTCCACAACAGCTCAATGCACAGTCAGGCCCCCATATCCTGCTGCCCACCACCATCCACTTGACCAACAAGTCCACCACACCACAG ACACAGCCGGTTCTCCAAACCTCAGTGTCTGACTCAGCCCAAATAAAAACTCCACTACTGCAGCCCCTGAAAACCGAGAGCTCGGCCTTTCAGCAGCACGCAAATCAGACTCACGCTACACCACAG GTGATGCCCCTATGCAGCAGCTCAGGCTTTCAGCAGGGGCAGCCCATGACTGAGGTTCCCCAGTGTTTCTTCAACAGCTCCCAGGAGTCCAGCTCTCCCAGAGTTTCTCCTAGACATTCGGCCCCAAACGGCCTCTCCCCCAAA cAGCCTCCATCTCCATGCCAGCCCGCCTACATCCTCCCACCAGCTACATTCACCAACCACCACAGCCCCAAGAGCAAAGACCCACCTCGCTACGAGGAGGCTGTGAAACAGACCAGAGCACTGCAGGCTACTGTTCAG GTTCCCACTGCGACCAGCCAGCACATGGACGACCTGTTTGATGTGCTGATTGAAAGTGGAG AAATCTCCCCCCTGATCCGGCAGGATCCCCTCTCCCTGGAGAAGCTCCTGCCCGTGACGGCCAGCGTCACCACGCTTCCTGTTAACACTGCGCTGTCCCGGCCTCCCCCGCAAGTACAGGTAGCCCGCCCACCTGAGCCTCTGCCCAGCCTTGTGGCGCTGGCTACGGACCACCAGTTGGAGGCGCTGCTCGAGGGCACGCTGTCAGCTGACGCCGAACCTCGCGCCCTCCGCCTGATGGAGGAACTGCACAGCCAGCTGCTGGAACGGCCTCATTCCCCTATGGACACGGGCGAGCTGGCCTTCCCCGACTCACCGCCCCCTTCCCTTCACCTGCACGACACCAATCTGAACAACATGGAGTGGCTGGACCTGACCGCGCCAGGACCTACAGGGATTTCCGCCCCTGCTGGGGTCTTCTCCTCGGATTTCTTGGACTCTCATGACTTGCACTGGGACTGA
- the mrtfbb gene encoding myocardin-related transcription factor B isoform X4, with protein sequence MPPLKTPATFHEQIRSLERARTENFLKHKIRSRPERAELVRMHILQETQAEPSLQATQMKLKRARLADDLNEKIAQRPGPMELVEKNILPVDSSVKEVITDEEGYQNTMDVYNFDEDSSEALSPDDPGSQESQCSVPSPREAKLPEISSASQSPGSSLQLCPPTTQSSEFPGRTSAEDQASAQPIAAPQPATTAAPAKPGPTLLKQSQPRLPGERSRSKKSKEPKPRVRKLKYHQYIPPDQKQEPNEAPMDSAYARLLQQQQQFLHLQILSQQQQHYNYQTILPAPLRPVTEAQSNCPNMVLGSSQTLPAPIVVSLPSAAPARPNHAINNRKPGPLPANLDEMKVAELKMELKLRGLPVSGTKTDLIERLKPYQESSAATSIQPAALTDTVSPPASQQLESMSTTPPVSPVQSEVSTAPMEEAVGDGSAKAAGTPSPSWPAAGASPLKMEDMETKVSDKDQRLHEKERQIEELMRKLEQEQRLVEELKMQLEVEKRSQQGVAAQQSEPSPPARVKEERDASPSCGSAAHGPMAASPAGMKQEEPQVQVHAAPLQQFYISPPQQLNAQSGPHILLPTTIHLTNKSTTPQTQPVLQTSVSDSAQIKTPLLQPLKTESSAFQQHANQTHATPQVMPLCSSSGFQQGQPMTEVPQCFFNSSQESSSPRVSPRHSAPNGLSPKQPPSPCQPAYILPPATFTNHHSPKSKDPPRYEEAVKQTRALQATVQVPTATSQHMDDLFDVLIESGEISPLIRQDPLSLEKLLPVTASVTTLPVNTALSRPPPQVQVARPPEPLPSLVALATDHQLEALLEGTLSADAEPRALRLMEELHSQLLERPHSPMDTGELAFPDSPPPSLHLHDTNLNNMEWLDLTAPGPTGISAPAGVFSSDFLDSHDLHWD encoded by the exons ATGCCAC CACTGAAGACTCCTGCTACCTTTCACGAGCAGATTCGAAGCCTGGAGAGAGCCAGG ACTGAGAACTTTCTGAAGCACAAGATTCGCAGCAGGCCTGAGCGTGCAGAGCTGGTCCGCATGCACATCCTGCAGG AGACCCAGGCAGAGCCCTCTTTGCAGGCCACCCAAATGAAGCTGAAGAGGGCTCGACTGGCCGACGACCTCAACGAGAAGATCGCCCAGCGGCCTGGCCCGATGGAGCTGGTAGAGAAGAACATCCTACCTGTGGACTCCAGTGTTAAGGAGGTCATCACAG ATGAGGAGGGCTATCAGAACACCATGGACGTGTACAACTTTGATGAGGACAGCAGTGAAGCTCTGTCCCCAGACGACCCAGGCAGCCAGGAGTCTCAGTGCTCAGTCCCATCCCCAAGAGAAGCTAAGCTCCCGGAGATCTCATCCGCTTCCCAAAGCCCTGGTTCCAGTCTACAG CTCTGTCCACCTACGACCCAGAGCTCAGAGTTCCCCGGCCGTACATCAGCAGAAGATCAAGCAAGCGCTCAACCCATAGCTGCTCCTCAGCCGGCCACCACCGCTGCCCCCGCTAAGCCTGGCCCCACCCTTCTGAAG CAAAGCCAGCCCAGGCTGCCCGGCGAGAGGAGCCGCAGCAAAAAGAGCAAGGAGCCCAAGCCGAGGGTGAGGAAGCTCAAATACCACCAGTACATCCCACCGGACCAAAAGCAGGAGCCCAACGAAGCCCCCATGGACTCGGCCTATGCCCGTCTGctccagcagcaacagcagttCCTGCACCTGCAGATCctcagccagcagcagcagcactacaACTACCAGACCATCCTACCTGCGCCTCTCAG GCCTGTGACCGAGGCTCAGAGCAACTGCCCTAACATGGTTCTGGGCAGCAGCCAGACTCTGCCTGCTCCTATCGTAGTGTCTCTACCCAGTGCTGCCCCTGCACGCCCTAACCACGCCATCAACAACCGCAAACCTGGCCCTCTGCCTGCCAACCTGGACGAAATGAAG GTGGCTgagctgaagatggagctgAAGCTGCGCGGCCTTCccgtctctggcaccaagacggaCCTCATCGAGAGGCTGAAGCCCTACCAGGAGAGCTCTGCTGCCACCAGCATCCAGCCGGCTGCACTCACAGACACCGTCTCTccaccagccagccagcagctTGAAAGCATGAGCACAACTCCCCCAGTGTCTCCTGTGCAGTCGGAGGTGTCCACTGCCCCCATGGAGGAAGCTGTAGGAGACGGCAGTGCTAAAGCAGCAGGTACCCCGTCTCCGTCCTGGCCGGCGGCAGGCGCATCACCCCTGAAGATGGAGGACATGGAGACCAAAGTGTCTGATAAGGACCAGCGGCTCCACGAGAAGGAGCGGCAGATCGAGGAGCTGATGCGCAAGCTGGAGCAGGAGCAGCGTctggtggaggagctgaagatgCAGCTGGAGGTGGAGAAGAGGAGTCAGCAAGGAGTGGCGGCACAGCAGAGTGAGCCCAGCCCTCCAGCCCGGGTCAAAGAGGAGCGCGACGCCTCTCCCAGCTGTGGCTCGGCAGCGCACGGCCCCATGGCAGCGTCCCCGGCTGGGATGAAGCAGGAGGAACCCCAGGTCCAGGTTCATGCAGCACCGCTGCAGCAGTTCTACATCAGCCCTCCACAACAGCTCAATGCACAGTCAGGCCCCCATATCCTGCTGCCCACCACCATCCACTTGACCAACAAGTCCACCACACCACAG ACACAGCCGGTTCTCCAAACCTCAGTGTCTGACTCAGCCCAAATAAAAACTCCACTACTGCAGCCCCTGAAAACCGAGAGCTCGGCCTTTCAGCAGCACGCAAATCAGACTCACGCTACACCACAG GTGATGCCCCTATGCAGCAGCTCAGGCTTTCAGCAGGGGCAGCCCATGACTGAGGTTCCCCAGTGTTTCTTCAACAGCTCCCAGGAGTCCAGCTCTCCCAGAGTTTCTCCTAGACATTCGGCCCCAAACGGCCTCTCCCCCAAA cAGCCTCCATCTCCATGCCAGCCCGCCTACATCCTCCCACCAGCTACATTCACCAACCACCACAGCCCCAAGAGCAAAGACCCACCTCGCTACGAGGAGGCTGTGAAACAGACCAGAGCACTGCAGGCTACTGTTCAG GTTCCCACTGCGACCAGCCAGCACATGGACGACCTGTTTGATGTGCTGATTGAAAGTGGAG AAATCTCCCCCCTGATCCGGCAGGATCCCCTCTCCCTGGAGAAGCTCCTGCCCGTGACGGCCAGCGTCACCACGCTTCCTGTTAACACTGCGCTGTCCCGGCCTCCCCCGCAAGTACAGGTAGCCCGCCCACCTGAGCCTCTGCCCAGCCTTGTGGCGCTGGCTACGGACCACCAGTTGGAGGCGCTGCTCGAGGGCACGCTGTCAGCTGACGCCGAACCTCGCGCCCTCCGCCTGATGGAGGAACTGCACAGCCAGCTGCTGGAACGGCCTCATTCCCCTATGGACACGGGCGAGCTGGCCTTCCCCGACTCACCGCCCCCTTCCCTTCACCTGCACGACACCAATCTGAACAACATGGAGTGGCTGGACCTGACCGCGCCAGGACCTACAGGGATTTCCGCCCCTGCTGGGGTCTTCTCCTCGGATTTCTTGGACTCTCATGACTTGCACTGGGACTGA